The nucleotide sequence tttgttaactCTTCGGAGCAATACTAAGTTTTTgggttttagtgtttttattttaattctttagtttttaattttatttttcctgagttaaaataacccagaaaAATTAAGTCGCTTTTTTCCATCGAAGGTGGTCTAAAAGTTGGTTAATGTGTGAGCATTTTACACTGTGATCAAATATGcagcctcttttgttttttatgatttaggTTGGGATTAAAGGTGGGAAAAGTCAAAGACCAGCCGAGAAAATATAGTTTCCAAGACGGAAACCTCAATCAGAGGAAGGAACAGACAGAATAAAATGTCTTCTCTTTATCGGAAAATATACTTTTAGTGATGGTGAGTTCTGTGTCCAGAAGTTCAGATTTTGTAATGCTTCATATCTTGTttgttcatttccttttttttttcattgaatctAAATCTCAAGTTCTCAAACAGAAACCCATCAGGAAGTCTCAACCATGTTCTCAAAATGTCTGACTTTCTTTTCAGAATCTTCATAAGTTCAAGAAacagaaccaaagtgatgtttatCCCTTCAGAGAAGAAACTTAGAAACATGAAGTGACATTTCTCAGCCTCTGATTGGCTCCATCCTGCAGGTGAGCGTTCTCCTACAGCCGTCAATCAAAAGTGGGGCCTGTTTCGTCGTCCTCAGAAAAGTTCACTGGTTTAATAGTTTAAATGTTGATGTTTGATGATAAAAGCTTCCTCTGTGGTGTGAttatcaaatgtttcaaacgaATTCGAAACATAAGACGCTGAATGCAGCAGCGTCTTTTCAAATCCCAATCGTGAGGTTCTGCTGCTGAGCTCCGTGTTTGTGTAAACCCATCCGGATCCAACTCCAAATATTCAGCCCAGCTAGTGGCCAAGGCGTAAGCTTGCTTTAAACtccaaagaaaaatcaatacagCAATCCTGCATAAGCTGTGTTGCTCTttgggtttttaaggaaaaggTCAAACTTCAGGCCCGTCTCTGCAAATCTGCTGCAGGTTTCACAGTTAGAGCTGATGAACGGCTGCCGTCACGCCGAGACACGCCGAGACACGCCGAGACATGTTGAGACACGTTGAGACACGTTTAATGTCTAAAATCCTCGCTAACGCTTACTTTTACACTATGATATTTACAAGGTATTTAAAAGGTGATACCAAAGTACTTTTGTTGTACCTTCTGGATATTTATGTGGTATTATTTGGTTTATGCTTACATGATACCTACTGTGTATTAATGAAATACCTACTGGGTATTTGTGTTGTACCCTTAGGGTTTTTACACTTAGCTTACAAATTTCACATATGTTAAATGGTACTCTCTGTGCACTTGGTAAATATTAAATGGCACATACTAATATAGCTCGtaactaccttcttagaagggttaggtcagaggtcaattgccctaccactgcaccaagACTGCCCCTACTTACCCTCCTTATTCTCTTCTCATTAACAGCAAGTAACAAGAAACACAAGAAGGTGCCAAATCAGTAAAACGTGTATTGTCTTACATGTGATGATTACCATGAGACACATAGACTTGCTAAGTTGTTAGAAAGTAAATACTTGGCACTTTTTCTCTGTACTTCAAAGgtattttctgtttctctcttGGTACACATGGtaaattacataaaacacaATAAGTTAACAAGTACTTTGTTTGTACTTAGTGTGTCCATACATGTGACAAGTACCACAAGAGACACAGTACCTCAACACGTAAATACCCAGTCGGTGCCATGTTAAAGATGAACCAAAAGTACAGCAATAAGTACCTTTTAAGTACTCAGTAGGGACAccaaaagtaccatgtaaatactttttaaagtttcactctgattatctatttatttattttcaaagtgtttctcagtgggtctttaattacgatgatgctgtttttagccaaaacctgcGTCATTTTCTACGACgtagtttctgctgagcagcaggGGTTCATCAGAAAATCTCCTTtaggttgtgggcgggacctttgGCATAGAGTAACTCCATCTcgtcccgttgctgagagctctctgtttacatcctgTCCTGCTAACTTACAGGCCCTCAAACCCCATTAAacgttagcggtgcaacaaaaatggcgagcaattttggagctatccagccgtaaagtTTGGGAAAACAAGGACGGACATGGATCTgtttgatgcatcagaatggagcagagcagagagcttctggccccgcccagtgtattttttacatcacacatacaatctttttcaaacaacctgtgtgtcatctgctcctgattatcaacaatttgaataaaaaatacttcagaaatgcaattttaagactAGTTCTTTTTtctatgtgtcctccatcatcagaaaaatgcacaagaacatgttaaaaacacaattttcatcagattcGGTCCTAAAATATCCTGTAAGTACCGCTCTGTCAAAGAAAGCTGAGGTTTCTCATTTCCAGCTTCCCCTCCACTTGAGTTTCCTCCTTCTCCGCCATCAGACGTCACTCGTTTCACAAGCCTTCAGTCTCAAGGACGCATTAAtatgaagatgtttttgtttatggtaTGAGTAATGACATAAAGGAAACACAGGAACTGCATGCTTCTGACTTCATCAGCGACCTTGTAAGTAGATTTCATTGATTTTCTGTCGTCTTTGCTAAACAAGCTATGAAGAAATGCtgccaaaatatttaaaaaaaaacacttttcaattTGACAGAATAATGTTTTGTCTGTTGTGAACTCAACTTAACAGTGGTACACTTATTTTTTGCCAAAGTGTTCTTGTCTTTTACTTatattaaagataaaaagatCTGAGTTTAATACAAAATTCTGAACCAAATTCCCATTTTTTCCCAAATTGCGTTTCATTTTTTCAGCCACATTTCTAAAACTGTGTTCTTTCTGGTTTCAGggtcatcatttttttcaatcacaaaacacatttacaaaacaaaatcaattcaagttaattcaaactttctttttctgcCATAAATATGTGAGTTTTGTGTTCAGCAGTTGGACCTCCATCAGCCGACATCGCCTTCCTCCCTCCCTCGGCTGACCCTCCGTTAAAAAAATGCGTTTACATTTCTGAGTTAACATCTACGGAAACGCTGGGTCAGGTCACCCGGCAGGGATCCAGGTCAAACGTGCTCGCCGCTCTTCAGGTCAAATCTTTAGCAGGTTCTAAAGAAGCGATGGTGGAAGCTGTGCAGTCAGACTGCAGCCCCCAGCATGTGGCCTGCCTCGGCCCGCCTCGGCCTGCCTGTAAGAGCGATTCGGTTCACCGTTTTCTGAACCAGGACACTTTAATTCAGCCAACCGTTTGTTTCAGTTCTTTTTCGTTGGGGCCTGAAGCCGTCCTGGACAGAAGGGTCAGATTGTTTTCATTGCTTGTCGTTCACATCTTCCCCTTTATCCCTCGgtccatcctaggcactttaacgttgggagtggggtcatctagacccactagacagtgctctgaaccttttttcttcaatgatttgtgatcttcactggtgtccatggattacatgaaatctttccacctttattcacctttgtcatggtagggggaacacgtcaatgtaaggggggggggtcatctaagatagcacaagggtaaaaggGAAATAGATTACAGATTGAAAACTTTGCGTCGTTGAATTAGGGGaggaaataaaatgtgaattCTCAGACTAATGTGGAACCAGGaagaaaacctgtaaaaacGCTACAGCATTTTTGCATTGTTGGAGAATAACTCAAGAAATAACCTCGAGTAAAACATCTGTGGCCTCTAAAACAATTTGACCCCAAATGTCTCAGTTTAATCACATAACCCAGGCTGTGCTATGTGCCAACCAGTACCCTATAGGTCACTCTGGATCCATGCATTAGACAGGCGTTTGCAGGAACGCGTAGCTCCTGCTGAGTCTGCACACAGCGGCCGACTCTGGATGGAGAGCGGCACCTTCAGCCCTCACTTCTATATATGGAGCACGACTCCTCGCCCTCAAGGGATCCCATTAAAGCGACTCACGCTGAGCATTTTGCCATATTTTCCCAGCAATCAGCAGATTCCAGGTGATCCCTGCAGTCACCGGCAGCACAGCAGACAGGTGGCGAGCGGCAACTTCAGGGCAACGCGCTTGTGGCACCTTCTCTCACGGGACCCGTCCTCACACTTCACGGGCTGCATCTCAGCCGTGGCCTCTGGGGACAGCGGGGTTGCTGATGGTCATTAGCCTCTGCTGCTGTCACTCACAGACTCGGCAAACTTCAGCAAACTTGGGCTcagctgcagagcggcagcctTTTCAGGTTTTTACAATCTACTCTACATCGAGacttcagcatttttttctgaagtctGTGGGACCGCCGGGTAGTTGGAGCGTGGACAGACGTGAGGGCAGACAAGCTGCTCCCCCCGTGGATTATTAAGCTGAGAGGTTAAGGTTGTAACTCCAAAGATGCGGCGCTTGAGCTGTGTGAAGCATTGAAGTAACAATGTACTTTGAAAATCAGTTGGAACATCGGGGCAAACCTCTCCAGACTCATAGGAAAGTCTAAcgcattaaaaatgaaacttctTTTGTTTGGAAATCCTGGAGTTTACTGGTGTGCagataaacaaaatgaaacccAGCATTCAAAGACAGAGCAAAGGTTTATGACAAAAACCAACATCTCATTTGGATTGACTATTAATCctgcagtaaaataaaatataaaaacaagcaaatcaAACCAGCAGGAAGTGAACCACACTGTCCAGGGTTAGGGTTAAAAAATCTtccaaaaactgaaaagaaagtAGAGGCCGCCGTCTTTCATGAAAGCGGGCTCAGAACTCGGTCATCTTCTTGTGCGTGTCCGCCTTCCTTTGCTCTCTCTGGACGGACAGCTCCTGAGCTTTCTGCTGGACCAGCAGACTGCGAGCCGCCGACAGTTTCTCCTCCAGCTGTTTCACTCTGGATGCATCCCTGGatgaaaaccaagaaaaaaaagctgagcaTGAGCAGCACAGCAACCCGGCTGAGGCCGTTTGTTTACAGTTTTCCTTTAAAGATGGGCATTCATAATCCACTGGTTGTTCTATGCCGACATCCACTCAATTGATTATAGAAGTGCTGATAATGaatgtgtgtctgcatgcaGAAGCTGTGGCGCTGGTACTGACCGGCCCGTGTGTCTGCTGAGGCTCTCGCTCAGTTTCTGGATCTCCCTCTCGGTCTGGGAGACCCTCTCAGCAGCCTGGAACAGCCTCACGTTCAGACTCCTCTTggtgcccctccctcctctgtAAGCCTCCAGCCCCGCCGGCGCCGATGGCGCAGCAGCGCCCCCGTCTGCCCGCTCAGAGTCCCTGCCTCCGAGCTTGCGGTTCAGAAAGTCAAAGACGGTGCGGCGCCCCTCGGCGGGGGCCCGAGGCTTCCTGCGCCGCTTGGGGCGGGAGCTTTGAGGGCCGTTCTTAGCCGTCTGGCTGCGGGTGCGCCTCTGCGTGAGCTCGGCACACTCGTCCAAGGACTTTCCTTTGGGCAGGAGGACCGCCATCACCGGCTCCACCCGACCCTCCTGGGTTTTCCCTAAACCTGAGGAGATGAAACGGAGATTGGATCAGATCTATCTACTATCAGGTGTTTCCAACCGTCAAACCCTAAATAGGTATGAAAGAGCAGATAATTCAAGAAATACAAGATTCTAATTGTTCAATTGTAGCAGACaagtccaaaaaacacatttcaagtgtaacgttttgtattttcaaacctaaacagcttctttttttctttttccacaaaaagaaCTGATAAATTAATTACACCTACACAGTTGTGTGTAATTAATGTCACAACTTTTTATGGTATTTAATGAAAAAGTTCCTCTTTTCACACCAAATCATGTTTTCTTGTGGATAATCTTAGTAAAAGTTTGATGGAAATCATtcgacaaaataaaacataactaGAGGGTCACTAAGTACAAACATTCAAATGATCCTCTTATGTTTCACTAACATACTAACTTAAGTTTTTCACTGTCTAAATTCAGCTCTAAAGTTGAAAAATGAGACGTACATGTCCACAAACGGCTCTACGACTGCCTCTTTTCCTCAGCTACGGCCATACatcactttttttatgttgcgACTCCGAAGTGAGGTTTGGTTTTGATTTCCACTGACCTTTTCCGTACTCGTACCCCATTTTAAGCATAAGTTTGGACCCGATTCCTCTGGTGTGAGCCTCCCAGCCGCCAAAATGACCGCTGCTGGACGTTCCTGCAGGCTCAGCAGCGGATTCTAAAACtgatgcaaaacagaaaaatgaaatatcacACAGTGAGATTGAAAGatgttcattttaacaattcaaGAGacaaacctcaggggtgtccacatgaaggagggatccccTCCCAGGACAGTAAAATGCTTCtagaaaacactgttttttcttttgtatacCTTTTGCATAAACGTCGGTGTCTCCATCCCCTGAATCGTCCATATCCGAGTCAGAAGACAGCGGATCATCTTCCCTCAGCGGTGGGATGATGCAGTCGGCCTCGACCACCgtgtctttcagcagcagcgAGTCGAATTTCACCGTATAGAAACCGCTGTCAATGTCTACAAAGACAGCAGACATTGCCGTTAAAATTCATTTCTAATGTTGAAATTCCACAAAGATGCTGTCTGTGCGCCTGCAACAAAAACCACCGTCGTGGAACAACCTGTTATTTTAGCCGGGTACCAGATCCCGTCCTCGTGTCGAGACAAACAGGACGAACCCTCTTCGAGGTTACTGAGGTCACACTCCAGGAACTCTCTGAGCTCGGACACTTGCACCACCTGTCCGTGGGAAAACCTTCAAAAGATGAGGACCCCTGCTGTTAAATGAGcccctttcagagtaaaacttTCACATTTAAAGGAAGTCAAAGTTAGAGTCAAACGAAAAAGCACAAACTCGGAGCggagaacctttttttttatgttggattTAACTGAAGGGACTTGGATCCCTTCAATTAAAAAACCGGCACAGCtttgggttgttgtttttttacctgcaaTTATCCTGAAAGCGACATTTGTCCTCCAGGTGGAACGGACAGGGTTTCATGGCCTTCTGGGTGGGGTAGAGGTAGAGCACCCTCACTTGAGCCTCTTCTCCATCAGTGGGTTCTGCCCCCACCACCATGGCGTTGTGATACTCCAGCGTACCCCATGCTGTCCTGTAGGGCGCTCTTACTTTTGTACCACTAAGTgaatcttcttcttctgcatcctcctcctcctcttcctccccatcCACACCCCTCTCCCTGGTTTCAGAGGCACTGCCAGAACCTTCTCCAAGTTCTGaataaaatgcagcaaactctGCGTTGGCGTCTGCCGGTGCGAGCGAGGAGCCGCCCCACAACCCGTTGCTGTCCTCCAGGCTGGCCAGGAGCCGGCTCTTCTTGACTGACACCAGGCTGGCCTCGGTGAGCTCGATCAGCTGGGAGAGGTCTTCCTTCAGCTTGAGAAGGTCCGGCTGCTGGCTGGGGTCTAGACCGGCAGCCAGGGCCGTCTCCACCTGCTGCAACTGTGCACCGTAGGCAGTGATGGCAGCTTCCAGGGTTTCTTCATCCATCCTGACCACccgggaggaagaggagccgcCAGCATCAAAGTCCTCACGCGGCTATGGAGGAAGGAGGACCTGAAATGGGATTGAAGGTAAACAAAACAGCAGGGCCATTATTTTCACCACCCTAAGACACATTACGGATCATCCTGAAGCTTCAACCATGATGATGGAATTGAAATGCAACACGGACCGTATTAAGTAAAGGATGTGTGTAGTAATATCAatataaacaggaaaaaaaatactgaaccTCACCGAATTGTTTGTATCTATGACTCTTGTGGTTAATTTGAATAAGTTAAAACCAAATGTTTATGCAGATGTAGCCAAGAACTGTAAATAAACGCAGAAtgttgctaaaataaaaagctgctaGCCGGCTTTCCCCTTTTTTACCCCATGTATAATAAATCGTTTATTACCTCAGTCATAGAGTCGTTAAGAAAGCGGAACTGCATCAactgaaatgacagaaaaacagacggacaccaaaatgcaaagatattaataaaataaaccgtTTAACCGAAGGTGCTAAAAAACTCCTGTGAAGCTAGCGGAAGTCAAGAAAATGAACACTTCCGGCGTGAATGCTTTTGCTTTCATAATAAAGGTACATTTAGTCTGGTTATTTGTGTTTTGAAGGTGACTATAACttgaaacaagtttttttttatttgcaattaGGTAAAATATGTGATGTAGAAGTTCAGTTTGCTCAAGCCAATAAACTTTTCGGGAGTGACTAAATTATGTTTACGTTTTCccgttttaaagaaaaaaatcaaaataaaaacatgaataaagaaTAACTGTGTTGATAAATTAATACATAgataaaacagcaaaactgTTTTGTTGCTTGTAACAGTATAGTTGTAGCTTAA is from Oryzias latipes chromosome 7, ASM223467v1 and encodes:
- the zgpat gene encoding zinc finger CCCH-type with G patch domain-containing protein, producing MDEETLEAAITAYGAQLQQVETALAAGLDPSQQPDLLKLKEDLSQLIELTEASLVSVKKSRLLASLEDSNGLWGGSSLAPADANAEFAAFYSELGEGSGSASETRERGVDGEEEEEEDAEEEDSLSGTKVRAPYRTAWGTLEYHNAMVVGAEPTDGEEAQVRVLYLYPTQKAMKPCPFHLEDKCRFQDNCRFSHGQVVQVSELREFLECDLSNLEEGSSCLSRHEDGIWYPAKITDIDSGFYTVKFDSLLLKDTVVEADCIIPPLREDDPLSSDSDMDDSGDGDTDVYAKVLESAAEPAGTSSSGHFGGWEAHTRGIGSKLMLKMGYEYGKGLGKTQEGRVEPVMAVLLPKGKSLDECAELTQRRTRSQTAKNGPQSSRPKRRRKPRAPAEGRRTVFDFLNRKLGGRDSERADGGAAAPSAPAGLEAYRGGRGTKRSLNVRLFQAAERVSQTEREIQKLSESLSRHTGRDASRVKQLEEKLSAARSLLVQQKAQELSVQREQRKADTHKKMTEF